Part of the Nicotiana sylvestris chromosome 5, ASM39365v2, whole genome shotgun sequence genome is shown below.
AAACTTCCCTAATTCCTCATAAACTTATTGTGAACCATATTTCCAAATCGAGAAATCTAGCCAGGACTCCAAGGGTGGCGAGGgtgtcttcttttcgatcaacggcACCCATTGCGGATTTTCGCCAaacgacctctctcatttctcttctcacaaTCGCCtaatagtgctctttacgagttttcactaaccaagctctctcattttcaatttctttaCTCACCGTCATCTTATGGTTCCCGTaggtttttaccgataagactctctcattttatttctcttattttgattgtatcagatccaagcAGTTGTGTTTTCCAATTCCGACACCTTTGCcgattgatccgaaggacttggaCAGGGTTCGGGTAAGAAGAAAATTGGATCGCGTTACAACTTTGGATTGTatcatctgccccagtttcactttttggggaaaattggcattttgttttggtgtgactgaaccccagggagaggctgcctacgtatcctttcggaatcaagtcgaacgtagttcagggaaacatttgttttgttgtttttgtttgtttttttcattttcatttcataACACTTTccggttccaaagagggtaatcaaagaagagtaaccgacTCAAATGGGTTTGCACAAGGGTAGATAGTGTTTGgagtagcgagaatgaaagcctttgtCATCCCAATCGGACAAGGTTGCCGCTGCAGAAAAcctaaacatagtaccttttgactgcatccgcatttacagctgcttcgggatcatttccttcgatatctcccagatacaatgctcttctcggcaatatctttctgatgatgtatgggcctttccaattaggagcaaattttccttttgcttcctggtgatggggaaggatacgccttaaaacgagttaccccacttcaaaatttctaggccgcactttcttgttgtaggcacgagccattctttgttggtacaactgcccgtggcagaccgcagccattcgcttttcatcgatcaaggttaactgttccagacaggttttaacccactcactatcttcaatttcagcttcaactaTGATCCggagagaggggatttcaacctctgcgggtattacaacttcagtgccataaaccaaaagatacggggTGGCTCCAATTGACGTgtgcacagtagtgcgatatcccaacaatgcaaatggcaactttttataccactgcctggaactttgaatcatctttctcaaaatccttttgatgtttttgtttgctgcttcgacgacaccattggctttgggccgataaggagtagagttctggtgtgttatcttgaattgttcacatatctcttccatcaaatgactattcaagtttgcagcattgttTGTGATAATAGTTGTAGGAATGCCAATACGAcagataagattggagtgcacgaaatctaccacagctttcttggtgacggaTTAAAGACtgatggcttcaacccatttcgtgaagtagtcaatggcaactagtatgaatctatgcccatttgaggctttcggctcgattggaccaataacgtccataccccaagcaacaaatggccaaggcactgacatgggatgcagttccgtgggaggcgcatgaatcaaatcaccgtgcacctgacactgatgacacttccgaacaaagctgaaacagtccttttccatggttatctaGAATAGCCcactcgaagaattttctttgctaaaacatacccgttcatgtggggtccgcaaactccctcgtgtacctcatgcatgattcttccagcctcttctgcgtcaacacatcttaacaattTGAGGTCCGAAGTTCTCTTGTACAAGACATccccactcaaaaagaaaccactcgcgtgccgcctaatggttctcttctggtctccactggcttgctcagGGTATTCTTGCGTTTTCAAAAACCTTATGATGTCATTATATCATGGTTGGGTATTTGGTGCTGTTTCAACCGTattacaataaccatgcctttcccggATTTGAATTTCCAAGGGATCAATATGGGCATTGCCTAGGTATGGAagcattgatgctaaagtggcaaATACATCAGCTAGTTCATTATGGCAGTGAGGcaaatgtacctgaactctattgacttgaaccACTTGCCAagttcttccacatgttgcctataaggaataagcttgacgtcTCATGTTTCCCATTCTcattgagcttgtcggataatcaaatctgagtctcccatgattaatagttcttcgacatcttggtcgattgccatgttcatacccataatgcaagcttcatattcggcAGTGTTGTTTGTGTAGAAAAATCGAAGCCTGGCTAtggccggataatgctgaccagtgggAGAGagcaagattgccccaattccaacaccttttgcatttaccgctccatcgaagaacattttccaagcattgatgtattctgatattgcctcaactgagtTTACCTCTTCATACGAGAAGTAAGTATTTagaggttggtattcatcatcgaccgaattttcagccaaatgatctgctaacgcctggg
Proteins encoded:
- the LOC138868951 gene encoding uncharacterized protein; protein product: MKAQALADHLAENSVDDEYQPLNTYFSYEEVNSVEAISEYINAWKMFFDGAVNAKGVGIGAILLSPTGQHYPAIARLRFFYTNNTAEYEACIMGMNMAIDQDVEELLIMGDSDLIIRQAQ